From a region of the Mercurialis annua linkage group LG1-X, ddMerAnnu1.2, whole genome shotgun sequence genome:
- the LOC126665713 gene encoding trihelix transcription factor DF1-like yields MQGGSSVLPDSAVELATTATRVVFNEGSGDIEVGGHGGGGGGSNSGEDRMVIVDEADRMSCGANRWPRQETLALLKIRSDMDAVFRDSSLKGPLWEEVSRKLAELGYHRNAKKCKEKFENVYKYHKRTKDGRTGKSEGKTYRFFDQLEAFESTTQSQSPAPPPRPQPPPAVPSKPQSVTMPPHQIVSTTTTTLPWSNNPPNVTTHASTVPSATTNSHHVNIVITPNSDPTISPMPLSSSQPLNPSHNQNIIFPTTFQNLTSHLFSSSTSSSTASDEELHGSRKRKRRWKDFFERLTKDVIKKQEDLQKKFLETVEKRENERIAREDAWRVQEISRINKEHEILIQERTTAAAKDAAVIAFLQKISGQQNAVLTLDIPQPPPPPVPVPVQAPPPIITPSPPQPQPQPPVQVAQPRNPPTPAPSLPITRLDIPKKDNGMDNIDNALAPSPSRWPKVEVEALIKIRTNLDTKYQENGPKGPLWEEISAAMRRIGYNRSSKRCKEKWENINKYFKKVKESNKQRSGDSKTCPYFHQLDAIYKEKGKNYNENSNSVTPVHVSSATTMTTEPLMVRPEQQWPPLQGSLQHAEVINGRQIMNQNIQLDDEDDDDEDDEGDTEEEDEGGGCFQVVASKPPPTSLGINGD; encoded by the exons ATGCAAGGTGGCTCTAGTGTGCTGCCAGATTCCGCCGTAGAACTTGCCACCACCGCGACTAGGGTTGTTTTCAATGAAGGTAGTGGAGATATTGAAGTTGGCGGCCAcggtggtggcggtggtggttCAAATTCAGGTGAAGATAGAATGGTCATCGTCGATGAAGCTGACCGGATGAGCTGCGGCGCTAACCGGTGGCCGAGACAAGAAACTTTGGCCTTATTGAAGATAAGGTCCGATATGGATGCAGTATTTCGTGACTCCAGTCTTAAAGGTCCATTATGGGAAGAGGTTTCCAg GAAACTAGCCGAGCTTGGTTATCATCGAAATGCCAAGAAATGTAAAGAGAAATTTGAGAATGTGTATAAGTACCACAAGCGAACCAAGGATGGCCGAACGGGAAAATCCGAAGGCAAAACGTATCGATTTTTCGATCAGTTAGAAGCATTCGAAAGCACAACTCAATCACAATCACCAGCCCCACCACCGCGGCCACAGCCACCGCCAGCGGTACCATCAAAGCCACAGTCAGTGACAATGCCACCTCATCAAATTGTTAGTACCACTACCACCACATTGCCATGGTCTAATAATCCTCCTAATGTCACTACTCATGCCAGTACTGTTCCATCAGCAACAACAAATAGCCATCATGTGAATATTGTCATCACCCCAAATTCGGATCCTACCATTAGTCCCATGCCATTGTCATCATCACAGCCGTTAAATCCTTCTCATAATCAGAATATTATATTTCCAACTACTTTTCAGAACCTGACTTCGCATCTTTTTTCGAGCTCCACGTCGTCTTCAACGGCGTCGGACGAAGAATTGCATGGGAGTCGGAAGAGAAAGCGGAGATGGAAAGATTTCTTCGAGAGACTAACGAAAGATGTTATCAAGAAACAAGAAGATTTGCAAAAGAAATTCTTGGAAACTGTAGAGAAACGCGAGAATGAAAGAATAGCTCGTGAAGATGCTTGGCGGGTTCAAGAAATTTCAAGAATCAATAAAGAACATGAAATCTTGATCCAAGAACGAACAACTGCGGCGGCTAAAGACGCCGCCGTTATTGCATTCTTGCAGAAGATTTCCGGGCAGCAAAATGCAGTTTTAACGCTTGATATTCCAcaaccaccaccaccgccaGTTCCAGTTCCAGTTCAAGCCCCACCGCCAATAATCACTCCATCACCACCTCAACCACAACCACAACCGCCGGTTCAGGTGGCGCAGCCGAGGAATCCGCCCACACCAGCACCGTCACTACCGATAACGAGGTTGGATATTCCGAAAAAGGATAACGGAATGGATAATATTGATAATGCATTAGCACCAAGCCCGTCAAGATGGCCAAAAGTTGAAGTTGAAGCTCTAATTAAGATAAGAACGAATCTTGACACAAAGTATCAAGAAAATGGACCAAAAGGGCCGTTATGGGAGGAGATCTCAGCAGCAATGCGAAGAATTGGATACAATCGGAGCTCGAAAAGATGTAAAGAAAAATGGGAGAATATAAACAAGTATTTCAAGAAAGTTAAAGAAAGTAATAAGCAGAGGTCTGGGGATTCAAAAACATGCCCATATTTCCACCAACTCGATGCTATATACAAGGAGAAAGGTAAGAACTATAACGAAAATAGTAATTCAGTCACTCCTGTTCATGTTAGTTCAGCGACAACGATGACAACGGAGCCTTTAATGGTACGTCCAGAACAGCAATGGCCGCCCCTACAAGGAAGCCTACAGCATGCTGAAGTCATTAATGGAAGGCAGATTATGAATCAAAACATTCAATTAGACGATGAAGACGACGACGACGAGGACGATGAAGGCGATactgaggaagaagatgaaggtGGTGGATGTTTTCAAGTCGTAGCAAGTAAACCACCACCAACTTCACTCGGCATTAATGGTGACTGA
- the LOC126665718 gene encoding sm-like protein LSM3B, with protein sequence MASEEETAVKEPLDLIRLSLDERIYVKLRSDRELRGKLHAYDQHLNMILGDVEEVITTVEIDDETYEEIVRTTKRMIPFLFVRGDGVILVSPPLRTA encoded by the exons ATGGCAAGCGAGGAAGAAACTGCAGTTAAAGAGCCGTTGGATCTAATCAGACTCAGTCTCGATGAGCGCATCTACGTCAAGCTCCGTTCCGACCGTGAACTTCGCGGCAAACTTCAT GCTTATGATCAGCATTTGAATATGATACTAGGAGATGTTGAAGAGGTTATTACCACAGTTGAAATCGATGATGAAACATATGAAGAAATTGTTAGA ACCACAAAGCGCATGATCCCCTTTCTGTTTGTTAGAGGAGACGGTGTCATATTGGTTTCTCCACCGTTGAGGACAGCTTAG